From a region of the Mycolicibacterium sp. MU0050 genome:
- the ileS gene encoding isoleucine--tRNA ligase yields the protein MADSGTPHTSPNAYPKFGSGSVGAPSFPELEAEVLEYWDADDTFRASIARREGAPEYVFYDGPPFANGLPHYGHLLTGYVKDIVPRYRTMRGYKVERRFGWDTHGLPAELEVQRQLGITDKAQIEEMGIEKFNDACRASVLKYTDEWRAYVTRQARWVDFDNDYKTLDLTFMESVIWAFKQLWDKGLAYEGFRVLPYCWNDETPLSSHELRMDDDVYQSRQDPAITVGLRVTEGPLAGAHLLVWTTTPWTLPSNQAVAVHPEVDYVEVRGPDGNRYVLAQARLAAYARELGEEPEVLGTHTGADLLGVRYLPPFPYFVGTDKAHNAFQVLRGDYVTTEDGTGIVHMAPAYGEDDKATTDTVGIVPATPVDSKGRFDAQVPDYQGMQVFDANPQIIRDLKNGTGSAAVNAPVLLRHETYEHSYPHCWRCRNPLIYRAVSSWFVKVTQFRDRMVELNQQITWYPEHVKDGQFGKWLQGARDWSISRNRYWGTPIPVWTSDDPAYPRIDVYGSLDELERDFGVRPDNLHRPYIDELTRPNPDDPTGKSTMRRIEDVFDVWFDSGSMPFAQVHYPFENKEWFLGRAAGEDPAAPGEDPHFPGDFIVEYIGQTRGWFYTLHVLATALFDKPAFKTCVSHGIVLGNDGQKMSKSLRNYPDVSEVFDRDGSDAMRWFLMASPILRGGNLIVTEQGIREGVRQVLLPLSNAYSFLALYAPKVGQWRTDSTHVLDRYILAKLAVLRDDLTAAMDSCDISGACEQLRSFTEALTNWYVRRSRNRFWDEDRDAIDTLHTVLEVTSRLAAPLLPLSTEVIWRGLTGQRSVHLTDWPEANLPTDPALVAAMDQVRDVCSLGSSLRKAKKLRVRLPLPKLTVAVTDPEALRPFVDLIADELNVKAVELTDDIAAFGRFELTVNARVAGPRIGKDVQAAIKAVKSGAGVLNADGTLTAGPATLLPAEFSSKLVAAEPGSTAALPDGAGLVVLDPTVTPELEAEGWAKDRIRELQDLRKSTGLEVSDRVAVKMSVPAEKEPWARTHRDLIAGEILATSFDLVAADDVADGVEIGDGVRVTLAKASQA from the coding sequence GTGGCCGACAGTGGGACTCCGCACACCAGCCCCAACGCCTATCCCAAGTTCGGGTCGGGCTCCGTTGGGGCGCCGAGCTTTCCGGAGCTCGAAGCCGAGGTGCTCGAGTACTGGGACGCCGACGACACGTTCCGGGCCTCGATCGCGCGCCGGGAGGGTGCGCCGGAGTACGTCTTCTACGACGGGCCGCCCTTCGCCAACGGACTGCCGCACTACGGCCACCTGCTGACCGGCTACGTCAAGGACATCGTCCCGCGGTACCGCACCATGCGCGGCTACAAGGTGGAACGCCGGTTCGGGTGGGACACCCACGGCCTGCCCGCCGAACTCGAAGTGCAGCGGCAGCTGGGGATCACCGACAAGGCCCAGATCGAAGAGATGGGCATCGAGAAGTTCAACGACGCGTGTCGGGCCTCGGTGCTCAAGTACACCGACGAATGGCGCGCCTACGTCACGCGGCAGGCCCGCTGGGTCGACTTCGACAACGACTACAAGACCCTGGATCTCACCTTCATGGAGTCGGTGATCTGGGCGTTCAAGCAACTGTGGGACAAGGGACTGGCCTACGAGGGCTTCCGGGTGCTGCCGTACTGCTGGAACGACGAGACCCCGTTGTCCAGCCACGAACTGCGGATGGACGACGACGTCTATCAGAGCCGGCAGGATCCGGCGATCACTGTCGGGCTGCGGGTGACCGAGGGGCCGCTGGCCGGGGCGCACCTGCTGGTGTGGACCACCACGCCGTGGACCCTGCCGTCGAACCAGGCCGTCGCGGTCCATCCGGAGGTCGACTATGTCGAGGTCCGGGGACCCGACGGCAACCGCTACGTGTTGGCGCAGGCCAGACTGGCCGCCTACGCCCGGGAGCTGGGGGAGGAGCCCGAGGTTCTCGGCACCCACACCGGCGCCGATCTGCTGGGCGTGCGGTACCTGCCGCCGTTCCCGTACTTCGTCGGTACCGACAAGGCGCACAACGCCTTCCAGGTGCTGCGCGGCGACTATGTCACCACCGAGGACGGCACCGGCATCGTGCACATGGCCCCCGCCTACGGCGAGGACGACAAGGCCACCACCGACACCGTGGGGATCGTCCCGGCGACGCCGGTGGACTCCAAGGGCCGCTTCGACGCTCAGGTTCCGGACTACCAGGGCATGCAGGTCTTCGACGCGAACCCGCAGATCATCCGGGACCTGAAGAACGGCACCGGTTCGGCGGCCGTCAACGCGCCGGTGCTGCTGCGCCACGAAACCTACGAGCACTCGTACCCGCACTGCTGGCGCTGCCGCAACCCGCTGATCTACCGCGCGGTGTCGTCGTGGTTCGTCAAGGTGACCCAGTTCCGGGACCGCATGGTCGAACTCAACCAGCAGATCACCTGGTATCCCGAACACGTCAAGGACGGCCAGTTCGGCAAGTGGCTGCAGGGCGCCCGCGACTGGTCGATCTCCCGAAACCGCTACTGGGGCACCCCGATTCCGGTGTGGACGTCCGACGACCCGGCCTACCCTCGGATCGACGTCTACGGCTCGCTGGATGAGCTCGAACGCGATTTCGGGGTGCGGCCCGACAACCTGCACCGGCCCTACATCGACGAGCTGACCCGGCCCAACCCGGACGACCCGACGGGCAAGTCGACCATGCGCCGGATCGAGGACGTCTTCGACGTCTGGTTCGACTCGGGGTCCATGCCGTTTGCCCAGGTGCACTATCCCTTCGAGAACAAGGAATGGTTCTTGGGGCGGGCGGCGGGGGAGGACCCGGCGGCGCCCGGCGAGGACCCGCATTTCCCGGGCGACTTCATCGTCGAGTACATCGGCCAGACGCGGGGCTGGTTCTACACCCTGCATGTGCTGGCCACCGCACTGTTCGACAAGCCCGCCTTCAAGACCTGTGTCAGCCACGGCATCGTGCTGGGCAACGACGGCCAGAAGATGAGCAAGTCGCTGCGCAACTATCCGGATGTCAGCGAGGTGTTCGACCGCGACGGGTCCGACGCCATGCGCTGGTTCCTGATGGCCTCGCCGATCCTGCGCGGCGGCAACCTGATCGTCACCGAGCAGGGCATCCGCGAAGGTGTGCGTCAGGTGCTGTTGCCGCTGTCGAACGCCTACAGCTTCCTGGCGCTGTACGCGCCGAAGGTGGGGCAGTGGCGGACCGATTCGACCCACGTGCTCGACCGGTACATCCTGGCCAAGCTGGCCGTGCTGCGCGACGACCTTACCGCCGCGATGGACAGCTGCGACATCTCCGGGGCGTGCGAGCAGCTGCGGTCATTCACCGAGGCGCTCACGAATTGGTATGTGCGCCGGTCGCGTAACCGGTTCTGGGACGAAGACCGCGACGCGATCGACACCCTGCACACGGTCCTCGAGGTCACCTCCCGACTGGCCGCCCCGCTGTTGCCGCTGTCGACCGAGGTGATCTGGCGCGGGCTGACGGGACAGCGATCGGTGCACCTGACCGACTGGCCCGAGGCCAACCTGCCCACCGACCCCGCCCTGGTGGCGGCCATGGACCAGGTCCGCGACGTCTGCTCGCTGGGGTCCTCGCTGCGCAAGGCCAAGAAGCTGCGGGTGCGGTTGCCGCTGCCGAAGCTCACCGTGGCGGTCACCGATCCCGAGGCGCTGCGGCCGTTCGTCGATCTGATCGCCGACGAACTGAACGTCAAGGCCGTCGAGTTGACCGACGACATCGCCGCCTTCGGCCGCTTCGAGTTGACGGTCAACGCCCGCGTCGCGGGCCCGCGCATCGGCAAGGACGTGCAGGCCGCGATCAAGGCGGTCAAGTCCGGCGCCGGCGTGCTCAACGCCGACGGCACCCTGACGGCCGGACCGGCCACGTTGCTGCCCGCGGAGTTCAGCTCGAAACTGGTTGCCGCCGAGCCCGGTTCCACGGCCGCGCTGCCCGACGGCGCCGGCCTGGTGGTGCTCGACCCGACCGTGACGCCGGAGTTGGAGGCCGAGGGCTGGGCCAAGGACCGCATCCGAGAGCTGCAGGACCTGCGCAAGTCGACCGGCCTCGAGGTGTCCGATCGGGTCGCGGTCAAGATGTCCGTGCCGGCCGAAAAGGAACCCTGGGCCCGCACCCATCGCGACCTGATCGCCGGTGAGATCCTGGCGACCAGTTTTGATCTGGTGGCGGCCGACGACGTCGCCGACGGCGTCGAGATCGGTGACGGGGTGCGGGTCACGCTCGCGAAGGCTTCGCAGGCCTGA
- the meaB gene encoding methylmalonyl Co-A mutase-associated GTPase MeaB, translating into MTAPSELSTEEFAGRIRRGERAALARAITLVESTRTDHRAQAQELLLELMPEAGSAMHIGITGVPGVGKSTSIEALGMYLIEQGHRVAVVAVDPSSTRTGGSILGDKTRMSRLAAHPDAYIRPSPTSGTLGGVARATRETIVLLEAAGFDVILVETVGVGQSEVTVAGMVDTFIFLTLARTGDQLQGIKKGVLELADIIVVNKADGNHVVEAKKAARELAGAIRLIYPREVLWRPPVLTMSALEQTGLGELWDSVLKHREVLTAAGEFEARRRTQQVEWTWAMVRDAVLDRVLDHPGVKGIRGEVERQVRDGELTPALAAARILDTAAE; encoded by the coding sequence ATGACTGCCCCGTCGGAGCTGAGCACCGAGGAATTCGCCGGCCGCATCCGCCGTGGCGAGCGTGCGGCGCTGGCCCGGGCGATCACGCTGGTGGAGTCGACCCGCACCGACCATCGTGCGCAGGCCCAGGAGTTGCTGCTGGAGTTGATGCCGGAGGCCGGCTCGGCCATGCACATCGGCATCACCGGGGTCCCCGGGGTCGGCAAGTCGACATCGATCGAGGCGCTCGGGATGTACCTGATCGAGCAGGGGCACCGGGTCGCGGTGGTCGCGGTGGACCCGTCGTCGACGCGCACCGGTGGATCGATCCTGGGTGACAAGACGCGGATGTCGCGGCTGGCGGCGCACCCGGACGCTTACATCCGGCCCTCGCCAACCTCCGGCACCCTGGGCGGGGTGGCTCGGGCGACCCGCGAGACCATCGTCCTGCTGGAGGCCGCGGGCTTCGACGTCATCCTGGTGGAGACGGTCGGTGTCGGGCAGTCCGAGGTCACTGTCGCCGGGATGGTGGACACCTTCATCTTCCTGACCCTGGCCCGCACCGGGGACCAGCTGCAGGGCATCAAGAAGGGCGTGCTGGAGCTCGCCGACATCATCGTGGTCAACAAGGCCGACGGCAACCACGTCGTGGAGGCCAAGAAGGCGGCCCGCGAGCTCGCCGGCGCCATCCGGCTGATCTATCCGCGCGAGGTGCTGTGGCGACCGCCGGTGCTGACCATGAGTGCCCTGGAGCAGACCGGTCTCGGGGAGCTGTGGGACAGCGTGCTCAAGCATCGCGAGGTCTTGACCGCGGCCGGCGAGTTCGAGGCGCGGCGGCGGACCCAGCAGGTCGAATGGACCTGGGCGATGGTGCGTGACGCGGTGCTCGACCGGGTGTTGGACCACCCGGGGGTCAAGGGGATCCGCGGCGAGGTCGAGCGGCAGGTCCGCGACGGCGAGCTGACCCCCGCGCTGGCGGCGGCCCGCATCCTGGACACGGCAGCCGAGTGA
- a CDS encoding XRE family transcriptional regulator gives MPRTDENGRQLKALLDYLLDGDVDAKAIYTALGVSSSTYYRRIKDSDYPNAEELRLVADRFALSYPDLQIRFGLMSRQEVYHYLESAPVAVASVTDRAAVTRTPRPKLSQLSPRPDAPPL, from the coding sequence GTGCCCCGCACCGATGAGAACGGCCGGCAACTCAAAGCCCTGCTGGACTATTTGCTCGACGGCGATGTCGACGCGAAGGCGATCTACACCGCTCTCGGGGTGTCGAGCAGCACTTACTACCGCCGCATCAAAGACAGCGACTACCCCAACGCCGAAGAACTGCGTCTGGTCGCGGATCGGTTCGCGCTGAGCTATCCCGACCTGCAGATTCGCTTCGGCTTGATGAGCCGCCAAGAGGTGTACCACTACCTGGAGTCGGCGCCGGTGGCCGTGGCCTCGGTCACCGATCGCGCCGCGGTCACGCGCACCCCGCGACCGAAGTTGTCGCAACTGTCACCACGTCCCGACGCGCCGCCGCTGTAG
- a CDS encoding serine hydrolase domain-containing protein, which yields MSKAFARERSVALPDGVGGAADPNFSCAVRAFASMFPHRRFGGGALAVYLDGKPVVDIWTGWSDRRGRQPWTADTGAMVFSATKGVASTVIHRLADRGLVDYDTPVAEYWPEFGANGKADITVREIMSHRAGLSHLNGLSKADIMNHERMEEWIAAAPASQLRGKPAYHAITYGWLLAGLARAVTGKGMRQLFREEVAAPLNTDGIHLGRPDAAAPTRPAQIIHPQLNIQNPVFNYLAPRAAMLQMTAGFGALYFPGMRAVVQGDIPLLDSEIPSANGVATARGLARMYGAIANGGAIDDTRYLSPEIAAGLTGRRSLRPDRSVGMPMAFHLGYHALPLPGVLPGFGHVGLGGSVGWAIPSLRLSFSVVHNRLLTPFVVPDQAGFVATAALIRRGAGLARTHGFEPIRELGAPYWEESASAVV from the coding sequence GTGAGCAAAGCTTTTGCCCGGGAGCGCAGCGTAGCGCTTCCCGACGGCGTGGGCGGCGCGGCCGACCCGAACTTCTCCTGCGCGGTGCGCGCGTTCGCCAGCATGTTCCCTCATCGTCGATTCGGCGGCGGCGCGCTGGCCGTCTATCTCGACGGCAAGCCGGTGGTGGACATCTGGACCGGCTGGTCGGACCGGCGCGGTCGGCAGCCCTGGACCGCCGACACCGGCGCGATGGTGTTCTCCGCTACCAAGGGCGTGGCCTCGACGGTCATCCACCGGCTCGCCGACCGCGGGCTGGTGGACTACGACACCCCGGTGGCCGAGTACTGGCCCGAGTTCGGCGCCAACGGCAAGGCCGACATCACAGTGCGCGAGATCATGAGTCACCGGGCGGGCCTGTCCCATCTCAACGGCCTGAGCAAGGCCGACATCATGAACCACGAGCGCATGGAGGAGTGGATCGCCGCGGCGCCGGCCTCGCAGCTGCGCGGCAAGCCCGCCTATCACGCGATCACCTACGGCTGGTTGCTCGCCGGGCTCGCGCGGGCGGTGACCGGTAAGGGGATGCGACAGCTGTTCCGCGAAGAGGTCGCCGCACCGCTGAACACCGATGGGATACACCTCGGCCGCCCCGATGCGGCAGCGCCGACGCGGCCGGCCCAGATCATCCACCCGCAGCTGAACATCCAGAACCCGGTGTTCAACTATCTGGCTCCGCGGGCTGCGATGTTGCAGATGACCGCCGGCTTCGGTGCGCTGTACTTCCCGGGCATGCGCGCCGTGGTCCAGGGCGATATCCCGTTGTTGGACAGTGAAATTCCGTCGGCGAACGGGGTGGCCACCGCCCGTGGCCTGGCGCGGATGTACGGCGCCATCGCAAACGGGGGCGCCATCGACGACACCCGATACCTGTCGCCGGAGATCGCCGCGGGACTGACGGGGCGTCGCAGCCTGCGCCCCGACCGGAGCGTGGGCATGCCGATGGCGTTCCATCTGGGCTATCACGCGCTGCCCCTCCCTGGGGTGCTGCCCGGCTTCGGCCATGTCGGTCTCGGCGGCTCGGTGGGCTGGGCGATCCCGAGCCTGAGGCTGTCGTTCTCGGTGGTGCACAACCGACTGTTGACCCCGTTCGTGGTTCCCGATCAGGCCGGCTTCGTCGCGACGGCCGCGCTCATCCGGCGGGGCGCCGGGCTGGCCCGCACGCACGGTTTCGAACCGATCCGGGAGCTGGGCGCGCCGTACTGGGAAGAGTCCGCCTCCGCGGTGGTGTGA
- the scpA gene encoding methylmalonyl-CoA mutase — protein sequence MTASDVAGKSAIESFAEVPLRGAEPAAAATPEAVAESVRTAAAAHGYAPEQLDWATPEGVDVKPVYIAADRDAAVAAGYPVDSFPGEPPFIRGPYPTMYVNQPWTIRQYAGFSTAAESNAFYRRNLAAGQKGLSVAFDLATHRGYDSDHPRVAGDVGMAGVAIDSILDMRQLFDGIDLGSVSVSMTMNGAVLPILALYVVAAEEQGVPPEKLAGTIQNDILKEFMVRNTYIYPPKPSMRIISDIFGYTSTKMPKFNSISISGYHIQEAGATADLELAYTLADGVEYIKAGLDAGLSIDKFAPRLSFFWGIGMNFFMEVAKLRAGRLLWSELVAQFEPKSPKSLSLRTHSQTSGWSLTAQDVFNNVARTCVEAMAATQGHTQSLHTNALDEALALPTDFSARIARNTQLLLAQESGTTRPIDPWGGSYYMEWLTHQLAERARAHIAEVAEHGGMAQAIDDGIPKLRIEEAAARTQARIDSGAQPLIGVNKYQVDEDQEIEVLKVDNSRVRAEQLAKLEQLRAERDEAACQASLAELTRAAAATGTAGEDGLGNNLLALAINAARAKATLGEISDALEKVYGRHQAEIRTIAGVYRDEVGNSQNVDGIDNATALVEKFAEADGRRPRILVAKMGQDGHDRGQKVIATAFADLGFDVDVGSLFSTPDEVARQAADNDVHVVGVSSLAAGHLTLVPALRDALAEVGRPDIMIVVGGVIPPGDFDELYAAGANAIFPPGTVIADAATGLLNKLAERLGYDLTGNQNATS from the coding sequence ATGACCGCATCCGACGTTGCCGGTAAGTCTGCCATCGAGAGTTTCGCCGAGGTGCCGCTGCGCGGTGCCGAACCCGCCGCCGCCGCGACCCCGGAAGCCGTCGCGGAGTCGGTCCGGACGGCCGCGGCCGCGCACGGTTACGCACCCGAGCAGCTCGACTGGGCCACGCCCGAGGGCGTCGACGTCAAACCGGTGTACATCGCCGCCGACCGCGACGCCGCGGTGGCCGCGGGTTACCCGGTGGACAGCTTCCCGGGCGAGCCGCCGTTCATCCGTGGCCCGTACCCGACGATGTACGTCAACCAGCCGTGGACCATTCGGCAGTACGCCGGCTTCTCGACCGCCGCGGAGTCCAATGCGTTCTACCGGCGCAACCTGGCCGCCGGGCAGAAGGGCCTGTCGGTGGCGTTCGACCTGGCCACCCACCGCGGCTACGACTCCGACCATCCCCGGGTGGCCGGCGACGTCGGGATGGCCGGCGTGGCCATCGACTCGATTCTGGACATGCGCCAGTTGTTCGACGGCATCGACCTGGGCTCCGTGAGTGTCTCGATGACCATGAACGGCGCGGTATTGCCCATCCTGGCGTTGTACGTGGTGGCCGCCGAGGAGCAGGGGGTGCCACCGGAGAAGCTGGCCGGGACCATCCAGAACGACATCCTCAAAGAGTTCATGGTCCGCAACACCTACATCTATCCGCCGAAGCCCTCGATGCGGATCATCTCGGACATCTTCGGCTACACCAGCACGAAAATGCCCAAGTTCAACAGCATTTCGATCTCCGGGTACCACATCCAGGAGGCCGGTGCCACGGCCGATCTCGAGCTGGCCTACACCCTGGCCGACGGGGTGGAGTACATCAAGGCCGGGCTCGACGCCGGCCTGTCGATCGACAAGTTCGCCCCGCGGCTGTCGTTCTTCTGGGGCATCGGGATGAACTTCTTCATGGAGGTCGCCAAACTGCGGGCCGGCCGGCTGCTGTGGAGCGAGCTGGTGGCCCAGTTCGAGCCGAAGAGCCCGAAATCGCTGTCGCTGCGCACACATTCGCAGACCTCGGGTTGGTCCCTGACCGCGCAGGACGTGTTCAACAACGTCGCCCGCACCTGCGTCGAGGCCATGGCCGCCACGCAGGGCCACACCCAGTCGCTGCACACCAACGCGCTCGACGAGGCGCTCGCGCTGCCCACCGACTTCTCGGCCCGCATCGCGCGCAACACCCAGCTGCTGCTGGCGCAGGAGTCGGGCACCACCCGCCCGATCGACCCCTGGGGCGGCTCCTACTACATGGAGTGGCTCACCCACCAGCTGGCCGAGCGGGCCCGCGCGCACATCGCCGAGGTCGCCGAGCACGGCGGCATGGCGCAGGCGATCGACGACGGCATCCCGAAGCTGCGCATCGAGGAGGCCGCCGCGCGCACCCAGGCCCGGATCGACTCCGGTGCCCAGCCGCTGATCGGCGTCAACAAGTACCAGGTGGACGAGGACCAAGAGATCGAGGTGCTCAAGGTCGACAACAGCCGGGTGCGCGCCGAGCAGCTGGCCAAGCTGGAGCAGCTGCGCGCCGAGCGCGACGAGGCCGCCTGCCAGGCCTCGCTGGCGGAGCTGACCCGCGCCGCCGCCGCGACCGGGACCGCCGGTGAAGACGGCCTGGGCAACAATCTGCTGGCGCTGGCGATCAACGCGGCCCGGGCCAAGGCCACCCTCGGGGAGATCTCCGACGCCCTGGAGAAGGTCTACGGACGCCACCAGGCCGAGATCCGGACCATCGCCGGGGTCTACCGCGACGAGGTGGGGAACAGTCAGAACGTGGACGGAATCGACAACGCGACCGCGCTGGTGGAGAAGTTCGCCGAGGCCGACGGGCGTCGGCCCCGCATCCTGGTCGCCAAGATGGGCCAGGACGGTCACGACCGCGGCCAGAAGGTGATCGCGACGGCCTTCGCCGACCTCGGTTTCGACGTCGACGTCGGCTCGCTGTTCTCCACGCCGGACGAGGTCGCTCGGCAGGCCGCCGACAACGACGTCCATGTGGTCGGCGTGTCCTCGCTGGCGGCCGGTCACCTGACCCTGGTGCCGGCGCTGCGCGATGCGCTGGCCGAGGTGGGCCGTCCGGACATCATGATCGTGGTCGGCGGCGTCATCCCGCCCGGGGACTTCGACGAGCTCTACGCGGCCGGGGCCAACGCCATCTTCCCGCCCGGCACGGTGATCGCCGATGCCGCGACGGGTTTGCTGAACAAGCTCGCCGAGCGACTGGGCTACGACCTGACCGGCAACCAGAACGCCACCTCCTGA
- a CDS encoding RNA-binding S4 domain-containing protein codes for MNDVSIRDDTIRLGQFLKLAGLIDSGADAKSVIADGLVTVNGEVELRRGRQLRRGDTVSVDGHEARVTGP; via the coding sequence ATGAACGACGTGTCCATCCGCGACGACACCATCCGGCTCGGCCAGTTCCTCAAGCTGGCCGGGCTCATCGACTCGGGGGCCGACGCGAAGTCGGTCATCGCCGACGGGCTGGTCACCGTCAACGGCGAGGTGGAGCTCCGGCGCGGTCGGCAGCTGCGCCGCGGGGACACCGTGTCGGTGGACGGACACGAGGCCCGGGTGACGGGCCCCTAG